The proteins below come from a single Desulfovibrio sp. genomic window:
- the radC gene encoding DNA repair protein RadC: MTAKPTSTPPTSLGHRERLRQRLELEPTAVADYEVLELLLGYGLTRKDTKPLAKELIQKFGSIRGALDARPEELLQVPGFGPGLLALWRVLGETRARYAAAELRQKEVLATPEAVARMAQARLGTSPHEECWLALVDRRNRLMAWERLRRGGIAEISIYPRDVLEAALLRKASGIILVHNHPGGNPGPSQEDRLLTEELQRLAPRMGLRFLDHVIVTDGDCYSITQSQRI, from the coding sequence ATGACAGCAAAGCCAACATCCACCCCGCCCACAAGCCTCGGGCATCGTGAGCGGCTGCGGCAAAGACTGGAACTGGAACCCACAGCAGTGGCGGATTATGAAGTGCTGGAGCTGCTGCTAGGCTACGGGTTGACCCGCAAGGACACAAAGCCCCTCGCCAAGGAACTGATACAGAAGTTTGGCAGCATTCGCGGGGCGCTGGACGCAAGGCCAGAAGAACTCTTGCAGGTGCCCGGTTTTGGGCCGGGATTGCTGGCCTTATGGCGGGTTTTGGGCGAAACGCGGGCGCGCTACGCAGCGGCAGAGCTGCGGCAAAAAGAAGTTCTGGCAACACCCGAGGCCGTAGCCCGCATGGCGCAGGCCCGGCTTGGCACAAGCCCCCACGAAGAATGCTGGCTGGCGCTGGTAGACAGGCGCAACCGTCTCATGGCCTGGGAGCGCCTGCGCAGGGGCGGCATTGCAGAAATTTCAATCTACCCAAGGGACGTTCTTGAAGCGGCCCTGCTTCGCAAGGCAAGCGGCATAATCTTGGTGCACAACCACCCCGGCGGCAATCCGGGGCCTTCGCAGGAAGACCGCCTGCTGACAGAAGAACTGCAAAGACTTGCGCCCCGCATGGGGCTGCGCTTTCTGGATCACGTCATCGTTACTGATGGAGACTGCTACAGCATAACGCAATCACAACGCATTTGA